Proteins found in one Micromonospora sp. WMMD1082 genomic segment:
- a CDS encoding roadblock/LC7 domain-containing protein, whose translation MAQKTAPSADLTWLLDDLVGRVRQAEHAVALSADGLLMASSQGLGRDDGEHLAAMAAGIQSLARGAGKRFGGGEVRQTIIEMRSSFLFVTAAGRNACLAVLASEDADVGLIAYEMAMLVTRVGTYVSSPARSAEQTNGQQ comes from the coding sequence GTGGCGCAGAAGACGGCTCCGAGTGCCGATCTGACGTGGTTGCTGGATGATCTGGTCGGTCGGGTCAGGCAGGCCGAGCACGCGGTCGCGCTGTCCGCCGACGGTCTGCTGATGGCCTCCTCGCAGGGGCTCGGCCGCGACGACGGCGAGCACCTGGCGGCCATGGCGGCCGGCATCCAGAGCCTGGCCCGCGGTGCGGGCAAGCGGTTCGGCGGCGGCGAGGTGCGGCAGACGATCATCGAGATGCGGTCCTCGTTCCTGTTCGTCACCGCCGCCGGCCGCAACGCCTGCCTCGCGGTGCTGGCCAGCGAGGACGCCGACGTCGGATTGATCGCGTACGAGATGGCGATGCTGGTCACCCGGGTCGGCACGTACGTCTCCTCGCCGGCACGGTCAGCCGAGCAGACCAACGGGCAGCAGTGA